Part of the Panicum virgatum strain AP13 chromosome 4N, P.virgatum_v5, whole genome shotgun sequence genome is shown below.
CTCCGCGAGCGCAGGGCTGGGCGGGGCGGCCTGGTTCAGGGAGCTGCACGCGAGCGGCAACACCGCGAGCCCTGCTGACACAGCTGCAACCAAGCTAGCAAAGTCTTCGATTCCGTGCGTGGGTACCTACCGCTGCGCGCATCAAATCCTCGTGTGTGTGATGGCGCAAGAGGTCGCTTCAGTTcagcaacaaaaaaaaggggaaaaaaagaaaagcaaaactATTTTCTAGACGTGATATACAAATTCCACAGCTACACAGCCTCAAAGGCATTTCCAACAGCGTACAATTGGTTTCCAGTATTTGTCGTCCCTCGTCCGGTCAAGCACTCAAGCGATCAAGCCTCTCGAGTCTCGACGACGCCCAGGCGACCCCGTCTCGGGCGCTCGATCTCTAGACCAGGCCGACCAGCCGTAGCCACCATGCCCTGGAATCAAGCAAcgacgccgccagcgccgcgttCTCGGCGAAGTAGATGTCGTCCATCCCGTCCCCGAAGATAGCCGGGAAGAAGAGCCAGAACGCGGTGCCCGCCACGAACCCCACGACGAGCGCCGTCGCCACCACGCGCGGCGGCCTCGCCCCGGCGCACCGGCGCGCGCACCACCGCTCGGCGCAGACGCTCGCGCCGTGCAGCGCGAAGAACGCCATGACCCGCCCCGTGGGCGCCCGGAACGTGAGGTAGTAGATCACCACCTCGTGCATGAGGCCCGACACGAGGAACGCGGCGAGCACGCCGGCGGGCGCGCCGAGGCGCGCCCGGACGGGGTCGTAGGCCGCCGCGCGGAGCACCGCGGACGCCATGAGGTTCCACCGCCGGCCCCAGAAGTCCCCCAGCGAGGCAGAGAGGTACGGCCGGTCGAACTGCGGCTCCATCTCCATGCCCAGCGCCCTCCCCGCCACGGCGAGGCACGGCAGGAGGGAGTCGAGGATGCAGTACATGACGACGCCGAagagggcggaggcggcgtagGGGTGCATCGTGTCCTTGGAGCGGGAGAGGAGGCGGATGGCGAACGCCATGACGGCGACCTTGACGCCGGACGACAGGAGAGGCAGAGCGACCGTCCCCGCCGTGGCGACGGCCGCGTCTGCCGGTTGGCTCCGCGACGACCGCCGGAGCTTGACGGGGAGCGCGGCGGTGAACACGAACGGGAGGTGGCGGAGGGCCGGGTCGAGCGGGCCGCGGCcgaaggcgaggaggaggagcttgaACTCGCCGAGCCAGACCAGGAAGAAGGCGGCGAGGCACCGGGCGCCGTGGTGCGGGACGGAGAAGgggagcgcgaggaggagggcgagcacCGGGGCGAAAGCAAAGAGGCGGCACGGGCCCGGGCGgatggacgcggcggcggcgcgcgcgtacAGCATGCCGGCGGTGACCGCCAGCGGGACGGTGGCGACGGAGTGGTGCATGGCGTCGGCCGGCGCGTGCAGCTGGCGGAACCACGGCGTGCGTGCTTGTGCGCGTGTGGCTACTGCGAGTGGAGCACGGGAGTCGGGACGGGCCACGTCGTCTTCATCATATACATGGCCGGCTGGGCTGCTCCCAAAATCCTCAAAATAGAAGAACTGAACGGATGGCATTTTCGTTTTCCGTGGCATGTTCAGCCTGATGCAGCTTGAAACTGTCCATATTTTTCTAGAACTAGAATATAGAGCTGACTCCAAAAGTCCAAATTGGCGGAAAAACTGTCGTTTTCCCTTGCGGCTGCTAGAATACAGCAAACTTTAGGCTCCAAATAACTGGAATAATAGAGTTGACTCCAGACTGGCAATGGCGCTGCTGATAGTGATAGCAGACGGACCAGGTCCTAAAGAACAGCAGGGGCTATACTTAATCGCGGCGGAAGTCAACATTCAAGGACATGTGCACAGCGTCAGCGACTCAGCGCAACCATGAGGCCGGGTCCGCCGCTTCCTCGTCCCTTCCTCTCCACTTCGCTTGCGATcgagccgccggcggcgacctcaGATTCGTTGCAGCCAGAGACCCCCCTGGCCTGCGGCCGGGGGTCACAGGCTCACAGCGCTCGGACGCGAGGAAGGTGGCGCTGCGTCTCCGTTTTCTTGGTGTTGGGTTGTTGACGGGAATCTAAGGCATGACTTCCACGCGTGTGGGGACACAGATGGAGACACGGAGAGGAAACAGGCAAACCGCAGCCCGCTGCCGGGAGGTACCAGTACGGAATGGCTAATCTGTTCCGGTTCCCAACTTTTTTAATCCTGGCTATGAAACGAGAATTTTGAGACTAAAGATCCAAATTAGGCATAACTTCTTTACCATTCTACCTACATGACTTTGAATGGATCCCTTTATTTTAAATTAACCAGTGAAAAACCcctggttggtggctccaatcaTGACTAAACCTCTCTGCCACCCTCTAGCCGTTGAACTCGAGGCTAAACTCTTCATTAGTTCTGAGCCCAACAACAGTCGAGACAAAGATCAAAGATACCTAGCTCTCACTGTGGCCGACAGCGATAGCTAGCTGCGGCGCACCGGCGGCGAAAAGGCGAAGGCGGCACACGGGTGGAATGGAAGGGAGGTGATGGGGATCCGATGAATGAGACTGTTTACACGAATCTCA
Proteins encoded:
- the LOC120668991 gene encoding probable long-chain-alcohol O-fatty-acyltransferase 5 — encoded protein: MPRKTKMPSVQFFYFEDFGSSPAGHVYDEDDVARPDSRAPLAVATRAQARTPWFRQLHAPADAMHHSVATVPLAVTAGMLYARAAAASIRPGPCRLFAFAPVLALLLALPFSVPHHGARCLAAFFLVWLGEFKLLLLAFGRGPLDPALRHLPFVFTAALPVKLRRSSRSQPADAAVATAGTVALPLLSSGVKVAVMAFAIRLLSRSKDTMHPYAASALFGVVMYCILDSLLPCLAVAGRALGMEMEPQFDRPYLSASLGDFWGRRWNLMASAVLRAAAYDPVRARLGAPAGVLAAFLVSGLMHEVVIYYLTFRAPTGRVMAFFALHGASVCAERWCARRCAGARPPRVVATALVVGFVAGTAFWLFFPAIFGDGMDDIYFAENAALAASLLDSRAWWLRLVGLV